The window CATCGTCGGCCTCGCCCGGTGCATCGCGATGGTGATCATCTGGAACGACCTCGCCTGCGGTGACCGCGAGGCCGCGGCGGTACTGGTCGCGCTGAACTCGGTGTTCCAGGTGATCATGTTCGGCGTGCTCGGCTGGTTCTATCTCGATCTGCTGCCGGGATGGCTGGGCTTGGACAGCACCAGTATCGACTTCTCGCCGTGGGAGATCGCGCTCAGCGTGATCATCTTCCTCGGGATCCCGCTCGCCGCCGGCTACCTGTCCCGCCGCGTCGGGGAGCGGAGCAAGGGCCGCGATTGGTATGAGGGCACGTTCCTGCCCAAGATCGGGCCGATCGCGCTCTACGGCCTGCTGTTCACGATCGTGATCCTGTTCGCCTTGCAGGGTGACAACATCACCTCCCGCCCGCTCGACGTCGCCCGGATCGCGCTGCCGTTGCTGGTGTACTTCGCGATCATGTGGATCGGCGGTTACCTGCTGGGCAAGGCTTCCGGGCTGTCCTACGAGCGCACCACGACACTGGCGTTCACCGCCGCGGGCAACAACTTCGAACTCGCGATCGCCGTCGCCATCGGTGTCTTCGGCGTCACCTCGGGGCAGGCCCTGGCCGGGGTCGTCGGTCCGCTGATCGAAGTCCCGGTGCTGGTCGCGCTGGTCTACGTCAGCCTCTGGCTGCGGAAACGCTGGACCACCGAGTGACCGGAACCGCGCAGGTAGTGGTCATCGGCGGGGGACAGGCCGGTCTCGCCGCGGGCTACTGCCTTCGCCGCGCCGGCCTGGACTTCGTCATTCTCGACGCCCAGGCCCAGCCGGGCGGTGCCTGGAGCCACGGCTGGGACTCGCTGCGCCTGTTCTCCCCGGCGCGGCACAGTTTGTTGCCGGGGTGGCCGATGCCGCCCTATCCGGGCCCCGGCTATCCGACCGCCGGGCATGTCGTCGAGTACCTTGCCGCGTACGAGAAACGCTACGCGCTGCCGATCCGCCGCGCGGAGACGGTCACCGCCGTGTCCCACGACGGCACCCGATTCGCGGTGAGCACCGATACGGGGAAGTGGAGCGCCGAGGCGGTCGTGAGCGCGACCGGCACTTGGTGGCGTCCCTTCCTGCCGCTGATGCCCGGCGGGTTCACCGGTCGCCGGCTGCACACGGTGGACTACCGCGGTCCGGAGGAGTTCGCGGGCCAGGACGTCGTGGTGGTCGGCGGGGGCAACTCCGGCGCGCAGATCGCCGCCGACCTCGCCGGAGTGGCGAACCTGACCTGGGTCACCCGCCGCCCGCCCCGCTACCTGCCCGACCACATCGACGGCAAGGCCCTCTTCGACGTCGCCACCCGGCGCCGCCAAGCCCTCGAAACCGGGCAGGCCGACACCGCGGGCGTCGCCGGGCTGGGCGACATCGTCGCCGTCCCGTCCGTCCGCGAGGCTCGTGACGCGGGCCTGCTGCGGCGCCGCGAGATGTTCGCGCGACTCGACAGCGATGGTCCTGTGTGGACGGACGGCACCCGCCGGCACGCCGACGCGGTCATCTGGTGCACCGGCTTCCGGCCCTCGCTGGGCCACCTGGCCCCGCTGCGGCTGCGCACCACCCGCGGCCGCATCCCCACCGAGGGCACCCGCGCCGTCGCGGAGCCCCGGCTGCACCTCCTCGGCTATGGAGACTGGACCGGCCCCGCATCGGCCACGATCATCGGCGTCGGCATGACGGCCCGGGCCGCGGTCGACGATCTCGAAGCCGGCGGTGGACGCCGCGCAATCCTCTGAACGCTTCACGTCACCGCGTCCGGTAGTGAAAGTCGTATTTCTGAATCGATTGTGGAATCGACTCGCGGGTTGTTCGTGAACGAATTCGATGACACGGTGTCGGTTAATATCCGACGTGTCACCGAATGTGATCAACCGAGTGTTGTTGGTGGCCGAACGATGGTCACGAAGTGGTGTCCAGGGAACGGATTTGGTCGTAGGTCGTGGAGAACTGCGGCGTATGGTCCAATATGGATGGATCGTTCGGACTAAATCCGCGGAAATCGTATTCCTCGGCGCGGCCGGCCGTCATAACCTTGCGTGATTCTTCACCTGAATCTGCACTGGGGAGCAAGATGAAGTCCACGCCGTTGTTGTCGCGCGCCCGAAAAACCTCGGAGCGACTGCTCGACGCCCGATGACACAATCCGGCTGCGTCGGCCGATTCGATACGCATGCCCGGCAGTCGCCCGACCGGATCGCGGTCTTCGAGCACGGCACCGAGCTCACCTACGCCCGGCTCGCCGGGCTCGCGGGCGGTCGCGCGCTGCGGTTGCGCGACGCCGGTGTCCGGCCGGGGGAGCGGGTCGGGCTCGTCACCGGGCACGGCAGCGCCGCGATCGCGGCGATCCTCGGCACCCTCGCCACGGGCTGCACGTACGTCCCGCTGGACCCGACCTTCCCCCGGGAGCGGCTCGAGTACCAGCTCGCGGCCGCGCGGGTGACCGCCGTGCTCGCGGACCCGGAGTACGTCGAGCTCGCGGAGTTCTTGTGCCGCACCGGATCCGCGCGGCTGGTGCGTTCGAGTGCGGAGACCGCGCCGCTCCCGGTGCCCGAACCTGATCCGGACGGGTTGGCGTACGTGCTGTTCACGTCCGGGTCCACCGGCAGGCCGAAGGCCGTCGGGCAGACCCACCGCAACCTCCTGCACGTCGTCGACAACCAGATCGACGCGCTCGGCATCACTCCGGCCGACCGGCTCAGCCTGCTCGCGTCGTTCGGCTTCGACGCGGCGATCCCGGACCTCTATCCGGCGCTGCTCACCGGCGCCGCGCTCGTACCGGTCGACCTGCGTGCGCACGGCGTGGCCCACGCCGCGCGCGAACTGGCGCGGCACGAGGTGACCGTCTACCACTCGACGCCCACGGTCTACCGGCACCTGCTCGACGTCCTCGGCGAGACCGGCCTCCCGTCCGTGCGGACCGTGCTGCTCGGCGGCGAACAGGCGACCCACGCCGACGTCCGCCGCGGCCGGTTCGCGCCGGAATGCGTCTTCGTCAACGGTTACGGCGCCACCGAGGTGACTTTCGCCGCGCA of the Amycolatopsis lurida genome contains:
- the arsB gene encoding ACR3 family arsenite efflux transporter, which produces MTRTADRAETDVLHKLSFLDRFLPVWIIVAMGAGLLLGSVIPGLQGVLDAVKIGQVSLPIALGLLLMMYPVLAKVRYDKLDTVTKDKRTMVLSLVLNWILGPALMFALAWSMLPDLPEYRTGLIIVGLARCIAMVIIWNDLACGDREAAAVLVALNSVFQVIMFGVLGWFYLDLLPGWLGLDSTSIDFSPWEIALSVIIFLGIPLAAGYLSRRVGERSKGRDWYEGTFLPKIGPIALYGLLFTIVILFALQGDNITSRPLDVARIALPLLVYFAIMWIGGYLLGKASGLSYERTTTLAFTAAGNNFELAIAVAIGVFGVTSGQALAGVVGPLIEVPVLVALVYVSLWLRKRWTTE
- a CDS encoding ArsO family NAD(P)H-dependent flavin-containing monooxygenase, translating into MTGTAQVVVIGGGQAGLAAGYCLRRAGLDFVILDAQAQPGGAWSHGWDSLRLFSPARHSLLPGWPMPPYPGPGYPTAGHVVEYLAAYEKRYALPIRRAETVTAVSHDGTRFAVSTDTGKWSAEAVVSATGTWWRPFLPLMPGGFTGRRLHTVDYRGPEEFAGQDVVVVGGGNSGAQIAADLAGVANLTWVTRRPPRYLPDHIDGKALFDVATRRRQALETGQADTAGVAGLGDIVAVPSVREARDAGLLRRREMFARLDSDGPVWTDGTRRHADAVIWCTGFRPSLGHLAPLRLRTTRGRIPTEGTRAVAEPRLHLLGYGDWTGPASATIIGVGMTARAAVDDLEAGGGRRAIL